A single genomic interval of Deltaproteobacteria bacterium harbors:
- a CDS encoding DNA topoisomerase IV subunit A: MSEQLSMFGNGGGKKRKRRSSGGNGAPPPSEVLAPLHEEARRRYLNYALSVITSRALPDVRDGLKPVQRRIIYGMFQDHRLTHEAKYQKCAKVVGTIMGQYHPHGDVAIYDALVRMAQDFSLRYPLVDGHGNFGSLDGDAAAAMRYTECRLAALAAELVQELAKRTIDYRPNYDGTQFEPIVIPARLPQLLMNGTTGIAVGMATNIPPHNLGELCDALIDLSRHKDLEVKDLLKHIKGPDFPTGGQILNSKSELRQIYETGQGSVRVRGEWKLEELARGGRLVVVTSIPYAVNKSNLVAKFGELVRERKLTPLVDVRDESTKDVRIVLEIKRDADPELVMAYLYKHTPLQTNFGVNLTCLVPTDNPEVGAPKRLDLKSILRHFLDFRFDVVTRRFEFDLKQVQQRLHILEGFAKVYDALDEMLKMIRKSEGKEDAAKKMIKRFKLSEEQADAILEMKLYRLARLEILVIQKELKEKRAEQRRLKELLGNDRSRWGVVREEIAEIQKAYADKRRTKIGGVGSEEVEYSEEAFIADEDAQVVLTRDGWIKRVRELKDPSQTRVREGDEVAYVLGGSLKSNLVVFSNFGTAYVTRFNDVPASTGYGDPVQKLFKFDDNERVVGALSLDKRLARPEKLLALSRGGYGLRFALAPHTELSTRAGRRFSRPAKDDELIGVVPVEEKDFLAVVTEDAYALVTKAKEVNELAGAGRGVRVIKVQADDKVLGFLCTADRKAELPLETSKGRKLELTVREPSSRGGKGRQLVRKDTVKALSRGPVVQSLPGEEKK, from the coding sequence ATGTCTGAACAGTTGAGCATGTTCGGCAACGGAGGCGGCAAGAAGCGAAAACGGCGAAGTTCCGGTGGAAACGGAGCGCCGCCGCCGTCGGAAGTGCTCGCGCCGCTACACGAGGAGGCGCGCCGCCGGTACCTGAACTACGCGCTCTCGGTGATCACTTCGCGCGCTCTGCCCGACGTGCGCGACGGGCTCAAGCCGGTGCAGCGGCGGATCATCTACGGGATGTTCCAGGACCACCGCCTCACGCACGAGGCCAAGTACCAGAAGTGCGCGAAGGTGGTGGGCACCATCATGGGCCAGTACCACCCGCACGGCGACGTCGCCATCTACGACGCGCTGGTGCGGATGGCGCAGGACTTCTCGCTCCGCTACCCGCTGGTCGACGGCCACGGGAACTTCGGCTCGCTCGATGGCGACGCGGCCGCGGCGATGCGCTACACCGAGTGCCGCCTCGCCGCGCTGGCCGCGGAGCTGGTGCAGGAGCTCGCCAAGCGGACGATCGACTACCGGCCGAACTACGACGGCACGCAGTTCGAGCCCATCGTCATTCCGGCGCGGCTGCCTCAGCTCTTGATGAACGGCACCACCGGCATTGCGGTGGGCATGGCGACGAACATCCCGCCGCACAACCTCGGCGAGCTCTGCGACGCGCTGATCGACCTCTCCAGGCACAAGGACCTGGAGGTCAAGGACCTGCTCAAGCACATCAAGGGTCCGGACTTTCCCACCGGCGGGCAGATCCTCAACAGCAAGTCCGAGCTGCGCCAGATCTACGAGACGGGGCAGGGCTCGGTCCGCGTGCGAGGCGAGTGGAAGCTGGAGGAGCTGGCGCGCGGCGGCAGGCTGGTCGTCGTCACTTCCATTCCCTACGCGGTCAACAAGTCCAATCTGGTGGCGAAGTTCGGCGAGCTGGTGCGCGAGAGGAAGCTGACGCCCCTGGTCGACGTTCGCGACGAGAGCACCAAGGACGTGCGCATCGTCCTCGAGATCAAGCGAGACGCGGATCCCGAGCTGGTGATGGCGTACCTCTACAAGCACACGCCGCTGCAGACGAACTTCGGCGTGAACCTCACCTGCCTGGTCCCCACCGACAATCCGGAGGTCGGAGCTCCGAAGCGTCTCGATCTGAAGAGCATCCTCCGCCACTTCCTCGATTTCCGATTCGACGTCGTCACCAGGCGATTTGAGTTCGATCTGAAGCAGGTGCAGCAGCGGCTGCACATCCTCGAGGGCTTCGCGAAGGTCTACGACGCCCTCGACGAGATGCTGAAGATGATCCGCAAGAGCGAGGGCAAGGAGGACGCGGCGAAGAAGATGATCAAGCGCTTCAAGCTCTCCGAGGAACAGGCGGACGCGATCCTGGAGATGAAGCTCTACCGCCTGGCCCGCCTCGAGATCCTGGTGATCCAGAAGGAGCTCAAGGAGAAGCGCGCCGAGCAACGGCGTCTCAAGGAGCTGCTCGGAAACGACCGCAGCCGGTGGGGCGTCGTCCGCGAGGAGATCGCGGAGATCCAGAAAGCGTACGCCGACAAGCGCCGCACGAAGATCGGCGGAGTCGGCAGTGAAGAGGTGGAGTACAGCGAAGAGGCGTTCATCGCCGACGAGGACGCGCAGGTGGTGCTGACGCGCGATGGCTGGATCAAGCGCGTGCGCGAGCTGAAGGATCCGTCCCAGACGCGCGTGCGCGAAGGCGACGAAGTCGCATACGTGCTGGGGGGCTCGCTCAAGAGCAACCTGGTCGTCTTCAGCAATTTCGGGACTGCCTACGTGACCCGCTTCAACGACGTCCCGGCGAGCACCGGCTACGGCGATCCGGTGCAGAAGCTGTTCAAGTTCGACGACAACGAACGGGTGGTCGGCGCGCTCTCGCTCGACAAGCGGCTCGCGCGCCCGGAGAAGCTGCTCGCGCTCTCGCGGGGCGGCTATGGTTTGAGGTTCGCGCTCGCGCCCCACACCGAGCTCTCCACGCGCGCCGGGCGCCGGTTCTCGCGGCCGGCCAAGGACGACGAGCTCATCGGCGTGGTCCCCGTGGAGGAGAAGGACTTCCTCGCGGTGGTCACCGAGGACGCGTACGCGCTCGTCACCAAGGCCAAGGAGGTCAACGAGCTCGCCGGGGCCGGGCGCGGCGTGCGGGTGATCAAGGTGCAGGCGGACGACAAGGTGTTGGGCTTCCTCTGCACCGC
- a CDS encoding elongation factor G: MLDPKTIRNVAIIAHDGAGKTALTEALLRHDAPARASKDGSTSHLDVDPEESKRNFTVATHITYAEHEGTLLNLLDAPGFSDFLTDADRSMAVCEGGLLLVSAVSGVKHQTEAHWDMAAERALPLLACVNKLDKDRASFLRALDDMEKTLNAKPIALQLPIGLGESFSGVIDLITMRAHVYTRKTDGKFGGYALEDVPEQLVDEAKRLRTRLVEAVAETDDAMLEAYLDGREPGEEMLIDGIAHAVLGRRFLPVLACAARPGIGVDDVAAAMVRYLPPPTVRREIKGKDGKNGELVRNAQRDAPLTMLAFRNTVDHFVGRLSACRVFSGAVKHGTVIVNGRTGNSETVQHVYRIDGNRTTEIPEAAAGEIVGLMKLKDVHVGDTLCSNDSPILRLDMIPRPQRVIAYALKIDREQEEKVGVALHRLLEEDPSLEMVRDPETNETLLRGMGQVHIEVAVEKLKRKFDVDVHLELPHPAYHETVTGKAKAQGRYKRQSGGRGQYGDCHIELEPLPRGTGIEFEDAIVGGVIPRNYIPSVEHGIRDAAKQGPLGGFPLVDFRARLVDGSFHTVDSSDMAFRIAGSMALKNALAGAKPVLLEPMMRLEVVVPDEMLGEVIADLTSRRGKIFGMEPTSKGTLIHAQAPHAELRTYAPELRSLTKGLGYFTMELMGYEEVPSHEAQKVLAQRAAEQGKDEPKPNQPGKGRA; encoded by the coding sequence ATGCTCGATCCGAAAACGATCCGCAATGTCGCAATCATCGCACACGATGGTGCGGGAAAGACCGCCCTGACCGAGGCGCTGCTTCGCCACGATGCGCCGGCCCGCGCCTCGAAGGACGGTTCCACCAGCCACCTCGACGTCGACCCGGAGGAGAGCAAGCGCAACTTTACGGTCGCGACCCACATCACCTACGCCGAGCACGAGGGAACACTCCTCAACCTGCTCGACGCCCCCGGATTCTCCGACTTCCTCACCGATGCCGACCGGTCGATGGCCGTCTGCGAGGGAGGCCTTCTGCTCGTCTCCGCCGTCTCCGGCGTCAAGCACCAGACGGAAGCGCATTGGGACATGGCGGCGGAGCGGGCCCTGCCGCTGCTCGCCTGCGTGAACAAGCTCGACAAGGATCGGGCGTCGTTCCTCCGCGCACTCGACGACATGGAGAAGACGCTGAACGCCAAGCCCATCGCCTTGCAGCTTCCCATCGGGCTGGGCGAGAGCTTCAGCGGCGTCATCGACCTGATCACGATGCGGGCGCACGTGTATACCCGGAAGACCGACGGGAAGTTCGGCGGGTACGCGCTGGAGGACGTACCCGAGCAGCTCGTCGACGAGGCGAAACGGTTGCGGACCCGGCTGGTGGAGGCGGTGGCGGAGACGGACGATGCGATGCTGGAAGCGTACCTCGACGGGCGTGAACCCGGGGAGGAAATGCTGATCGACGGCATCGCGCACGCGGTCCTCGGGCGGCGGTTCCTTCCGGTGCTCGCCTGCGCGGCGAGGCCCGGCATCGGCGTGGACGACGTGGCGGCGGCGATGGTCCGCTATCTGCCGCCTCCGACGGTGCGCCGGGAGATCAAGGGGAAGGACGGAAAGAACGGAGAGCTGGTCCGCAACGCCCAGCGGGACGCGCCGCTCACCATGCTGGCGTTCCGCAACACCGTGGACCACTTCGTCGGTCGTCTCAGCGCCTGCCGCGTCTTCTCCGGCGCGGTGAAGCACGGCACGGTGATCGTGAACGGCCGCACCGGGAACAGCGAGACCGTGCAGCACGTCTACCGCATCGACGGTAACCGGACGACCGAAATCCCGGAGGCAGCGGCCGGAGAGATCGTCGGCCTGATGAAGCTGAAGGACGTGCACGTCGGCGACACGCTCTGCTCCAACGACAGCCCGATCCTGCGGCTGGACATGATCCCCCGCCCGCAGCGGGTGATCGCCTACGCGCTCAAGATCGACCGCGAGCAGGAGGAGAAGGTCGGCGTCGCCCTCCATCGCCTGCTCGAGGAGGATCCCTCGCTGGAGATGGTGCGCGACCCGGAGACCAACGAGACGTTGCTCCGGGGCATGGGGCAGGTGCACATCGAGGTCGCCGTCGAGAAGCTGAAGCGGAAGTTCGACGTGGACGTCCACCTCGAGCTGCCGCACCCGGCGTATCACGAGACGGTGACCGGCAAGGCGAAGGCGCAGGGCAGGTACAAGCGGCAAAGCGGCGGGCGCGGACAGTACGGCGATTGCCACATCGAACTGGAGCCGCTACCCCGGGGAACGGGGATCGAGTTCGAGGACGCGATCGTCGGGGGCGTCATTCCGCGCAACTACATTCCCTCGGTGGAGCACGGGATCCGCGACGCGGCCAAGCAGGGGCCGCTGGGCGGGTTTCCACTGGTCGACTTCCGCGCGCGGCTGGTGGACGGCTCGTTCCACACCGTGGACAGCTCGGACATGGCGTTCCGCATCGCCGGCTCGATGGCGCTGAAGAACGCGCTCGCCGGAGCGAAGCCCGTCCTGCTCGAACCGATGATGCGGCTTGAAGTGGTGGTCCCGGACGAAATGCTCGGCGAGGTGATTGCGGACCTCACTTCGCGGCGCGGGAAGATCTTCGGGATGGAACCGACCTCGAAGGGAACGCTGATCCACGCCCAGGCGCCGCACGCGGAGCTGCGGACGTACGCGCCCGAGCTCAGGTCGCTGACCAAGGGCCTGGGCTACTTCACGATGGAGCTCATGGGATACGAGGAAGTGCCATCGCACGAAGCGCAGAAGGTCCTCGCGCAGCGCGCCGCCGAGCAGGGCAAGGACGAGCCCAAGCCGAACCAGCCCGGCAAAGGCCGCGCCTGA
- the sppA gene encoding signal peptide peptidase SppA, with translation MRVLAVCSIAVSLVALPAGAQLTQGAVAPSESFSLQDDGTSLGSNPAGLGFVEGLEADFLHNGFYSRSRDDQTNALYLTGGTGGLALGLGFDWIRRRPCGEFLCPPGVDTAPSSYRRTTVGGALHLGSLSLGAVHRGFSGLDLSSWDFGALMRPWRWISLGAAVLDADRPGPLPRRWVVSTALRPWRENVDIAADLRWAECTNVQLNTPIGSPVPSCGFDRKDWIFTARARVARGLTLLGQIALLDRSRTQGMVGLQVDLGHVGASYAPVIGPGDPGDVWRIRASTERWPSLRSPLRQAVELDLKKALSHPRPGPVALIFGATARDPLAETLAALRRIARDPATRAVVLRTGGMPLGLARAEELRAAIEDLKASGKKVLFYLESAGDLEYSVALSADRVYAAPQAVLLVNGFAATALFAAAGLDKLGVKAEFFRVGAYKNAPDLFTRSGMSGEQREVESSLLDDLYGRYVRRISDARHLDERKVKSLLDEGILKPGEAVQAGLIDGLVYPDQLEEEAGKVLGANVTLKKIGTDQPAERDLRWGRRGRIAVVRVEGNIARGEGGRDPFGAVRVAGSDAIVRRIRHAADDSSVAAIVVRIDSPGGDGTASDLIWRELVRARKEKKKPVIASMGDVAASGGYYVAAGADAIFADPATITGSIGVFVGHFDASELFGKLGLNLVTIKRGESADLFHPQRSLTDHERKTLQAWVDDFYELFVTRVAEARGLTSADVHRVAQGRVWTGSQAVERKLVDRLGGLEEALAEAKRRAGFAADEEVEVDDEEAVSVDLTSFAGATALEAVPFGFGPRALRALSLLGDADTLRAALPFDLEVR, from the coding sequence ATGCGCGTCCTAGCGGTCTGTTCCATAGCGGTCTCGCTGGTGGCATTGCCCGCCGGCGCGCAGCTGACCCAAGGGGCCGTCGCCCCATCGGAATCGTTTTCCCTCCAGGACGACGGGACCTCGCTCGGGAGCAACCCCGCGGGGCTGGGCTTCGTCGAAGGCCTCGAAGCGGATTTCCTGCACAACGGCTTTTACTCGCGCTCACGGGACGACCAGACGAACGCCCTCTATCTGACCGGGGGAACGGGCGGTCTCGCTCTCGGGCTGGGCTTCGACTGGATCCGACGCCGCCCGTGCGGCGAGTTCTTGTGTCCGCCGGGGGTGGACACGGCGCCATCGTCGTACCGACGCACGACCGTCGGCGGAGCGCTTCATCTCGGCTCGCTCTCGCTCGGGGCCGTCCACCGCGGATTTTCCGGGCTCGATCTCTCCTCGTGGGACTTCGGTGCGCTGATGCGCCCTTGGCGGTGGATCTCGCTGGGCGCGGCCGTGCTCGACGCAGACCGACCTGGCCCGCTTCCCCGCCGCTGGGTGGTCTCGACAGCGCTCCGGCCGTGGCGCGAGAACGTCGACATTGCCGCCGATCTGCGCTGGGCTGAATGCACCAATGTCCAACTCAACACGCCCATCGGATCCCCGGTTCCGAGCTGCGGCTTCGACCGCAAGGACTGGATCTTCACGGCCCGGGCCCGCGTCGCTCGCGGTCTGACGCTGCTCGGCCAGATCGCGCTGCTCGACAGATCGCGGACACAGGGGATGGTCGGGCTCCAGGTCGATCTCGGGCATGTCGGCGCCTCGTATGCGCCGGTCATCGGACCGGGCGACCCCGGAGACGTCTGGCGCATTCGCGCGTCGACGGAACGGTGGCCCTCGCTGCGCAGTCCCCTCCGGCAGGCGGTGGAGCTCGATCTGAAGAAGGCGCTCTCCCACCCGCGCCCAGGGCCGGTGGCGCTCATCTTTGGTGCGACCGCCCGGGATCCGCTCGCGGAAACGCTCGCCGCGCTGCGGCGCATCGCGCGCGACCCGGCAACCAGGGCCGTGGTCCTGCGCACTGGCGGCATGCCACTGGGGCTGGCCCGCGCGGAGGAGCTACGCGCAGCCATCGAAGATCTCAAGGCTTCCGGCAAAAAGGTGCTTTTCTATCTGGAAAGCGCCGGCGACCTCGAATATAGTGTTGCTCTCTCGGCCGACCGGGTCTATGCGGCTCCGCAGGCCGTCCTGCTGGTGAACGGTTTTGCCGCGACGGCGTTGTTCGCCGCCGCGGGCCTCGACAAGCTCGGTGTGAAGGCGGAGTTCTTCCGCGTCGGCGCATACAAGAACGCGCCGGATCTCTTCACCCGAAGCGGGATGTCGGGCGAGCAGCGTGAGGTGGAGTCATCACTCCTGGACGATCTTTACGGACGGTACGTCAGGCGCATCTCGGATGCGCGCCATCTCGACGAACGCAAGGTCAAGTCCCTCCTCGACGAGGGCATCCTGAAGCCCGGGGAAGCGGTGCAGGCGGGGCTGATCGACGGGTTGGTCTATCCCGACCAGCTCGAGGAGGAGGCAGGTAAGGTTCTGGGAGCGAACGTCACCCTGAAGAAGATCGGCACCGACCAGCCGGCGGAGCGCGACCTGCGCTGGGGTCGCCGCGGGCGAATCGCCGTCGTGCGCGTGGAAGGGAACATCGCGCGCGGTGAAGGTGGCCGCGATCCGTTCGGCGCCGTCCGGGTGGCGGGATCGGACGCGATCGTCCGCCGCATCCGGCACGCGGCCGACGACTCGTCGGTCGCGGCCATCGTGGTCCGCATCGACTCCCCGGGTGGCGACGGCACCGCCTCCGACCTGATCTGGCGCGAGCTGGTGCGGGCGCGGAAGGAGAAGAAGAAGCCGGTGATCGCGAGCATGGGCGACGTCGCCGCCTCGGGCGGCTACTACGTGGCGGCCGGCGCCGACGCCATCTTCGCCGATCCCGCCACCATCACCGGTTCCATCGGCGTGTTCGTCGGTCACTTCGATGCCAGCGAGCTGTTCGGCAAGCTGGGGCTGAACCTCGTGACCATCAAGCGCGGCGAGAGCGCGGACCTCTTCCATCCCCAGCGCAGCCTCACCGACCACGAACGGAAGACGCTGCAGGCCTGGGTCGACGACTTCTACGAGCTGTTCGTGACTCGCGTCGCCGAAGCCCGAGGATTGACCAGCGCCGACGTGCACCGGGTAGCGCAGGGCCGCGTCTGGACCGGCTCGCAGGCGGTGGAGCGCAAGCTGGTAGACCGGCTCGGCGGCCTCGAGGAGGCTCTCGCCGAGGCCAAGCGACGCGCCGGCTTCGCCGCCGACGAAGAGGTGGAGGTCGACGATGAGGAAGCCGTCAGCGTCGATCTCACATCCTTCGCCGGCGCCACTGCGCTCGAGGCGGTTCCATTCGGCTTTGGCCCCAGAGCGCTGCGGGCGCTCTCGCTGCTCGGCGATGCCGACACGCTGCGGGCGGCCCTGCCCTTCGACCTGGAGGTACGGTAG